One genomic window of Streptomyces sp. WP-1 includes the following:
- a CDS encoding citrate synthase: MRDHEPAPNRPGRRLTTKETAELLGVKPETVYAYVSRGLLSSKREPGGRASTFEAREVEDLARRNRRESAGIPGSGGDLSVRTRITLIEADRYYYRGVDATALASRHSYEEVAEWLWTGRLVPGTAFTAPEPTVRVARWAVQALPEHTSPIDRLRVATIAAAAEDPLRFDLSEEAVLNTARVLIPTLVTALPPVVGDPGDDAPLAHRLWSRLTARPADEDAVRVLDAALVLLADHDLAASTLAVRVAASARAHAYATVSAGLGVLEGPLHGASSGLAHRMLLDVLELGNAAPVIADELRAGRRIPGLGHRLYTGEDPRAQVLFGLLERLPRAEPALLAARDIVATTARHTPLHANVDLALAVFTSSFGMPATAGETIFAVARIAGWIAHALEEYGERPLRMRPVGHYVGPRPPQPLPEAETD, from the coding sequence ATCACGAACCCGCCCCCAACCGCCCGGGGCGAAGGCTGACCACCAAGGAGACCGCCGAGCTGCTCGGCGTGAAGCCGGAGACGGTCTACGCGTATGTCAGCCGCGGCCTGCTGAGCAGCAAGCGCGAGCCCGGCGGCCGCGCCAGCACCTTCGAGGCGCGCGAGGTGGAGGACCTGGCCCGGCGCAACCGCCGTGAGAGCGCCGGGATCCCGGGCTCCGGCGGCGATCTCTCGGTGCGCACCCGGATCACCCTGATCGAGGCCGACCGGTACTACTACCGGGGCGTCGACGCCACCGCACTGGCCTCCCGCCACTCCTACGAGGAGGTCGCGGAGTGGCTGTGGACCGGCCGGCTCGTCCCCGGCACGGCCTTCACCGCGCCGGAGCCGACCGTGCGCGTCGCCCGCTGGGCCGTGCAGGCGCTGCCCGAGCACACCTCCCCCATCGACCGGCTGCGGGTCGCGACGATCGCCGCGGCGGCCGAGGACCCGCTGCGCTTCGACCTGTCCGAAGAGGCCGTCCTGAACACGGCGCGCGTGCTCATCCCCACGCTCGTCACCGCCCTGCCGCCGGTCGTGGGCGATCCCGGGGACGACGCGCCGCTCGCCCACCGCCTGTGGTCGCGGCTGACCGCCCGCCCGGCGGACGAGGACGCCGTACGCGTGCTGGACGCCGCCCTGGTCCTGCTCGCCGACCACGACCTGGCGGCCTCCACGCTCGCGGTCCGGGTCGCCGCCTCCGCGCGGGCGCACGCCTACGCGACCGTCTCGGCCGGTCTCGGCGTCCTGGAGGGTCCGCTGCACGGCGCCAGCAGCGGGCTGGCCCACCGGATGCTGCTGGACGTGCTCGAACTGGGCAACGCGGCCCCGGTGATCGCCGACGAACTGCGCGCCGGGCGCCGCATCCCCGGGCTCGGCCACCGCCTCTACACCGGCGAGGACCCCCGCGCGCAGGTCCTGTTCGGCCTGCTGGAGCGGCTCCCCCGCGCGGAACCCGCCCTGCTCGCCGCCCGGGACATCGTCGCCACGACCGCCCGGCACACCCCGCTGCACGCCAATGTCGACCTGGCGCTCGCGGTGTTCACCTCCTCCTTCGGGATGCCCGCCACCGCCGGCGAGACGATCTTCGCCGTGGCCCGTATTGCGGGCTGGATCGCGCACGCGCTGGAGGAGTACGGCGAGCGCCCGCTGCGGATGCGCCCCGTGGGCCACTACGTCGGCCCGCGCCCGCCGCAGCCCCTCCCGGAGGCCGAGACCGACTGA